aagtggagctgccaaacacattgacataaagttttatgttgttaaagagcaaatccaggatcatacaattagtcttgagtatttgagcacaaagaagatgttagcggatccgctcaaAAAAACTTACCacccaatgtgttcagagaacacttagccggcatgggtttacgggaaagccTATGATTCCTGGATAGTAAGGGCCCAAAAGTAGGGTTCTGTTTCAAACGGAAAAGTATGCTGTGGCTGTTAATCCAACAGTAATAACTGTTGAGACGAGGCATGCTCAATGTACTAATCTGAATGAAATCGGACGTAAGAAGTGAGTACGTTAGTAgagatcaaaggggagaatgttagCTTGATCTCGactccggatcggtccaacgaccgatccggagtccgttacgcgccccgatcgggggcgcacagccaagtctatggcatgtgggcccccgtcgcgcagcgccacaaTAAATAGAAGGTGGGGGCCGAGGCACGCGGTACAAGGTTCGCCGCCGTGCCTATTGCCCACCTAAAAACCCTAGCGATCCGATCCAAAGGGgggcgctgaagcgacgggaagtCCGCCGCCTCTGCGTCACGCGCTGCCGCCTCTGCACAGCATCACTGCCGCAAGCGCTTCCTCGTCCTCGACTCCGGCTCGACTTCTTCATCGCCATGGCCAACAACGGCGAAGCCGGGTCGTCCACCGGGGGTACGGCATCTtctccatctctctctctctctctgtttctatCTAGATTAGTCACCAATGCTGTCTTATTGGCTAATCCCCGAGCTAATTGTTTCTTAGTCGATCACCTAGACCTAACAATGATATCCATGAAGTGGTCCATCTGGCAATGAACTGGTCGCGGGCCTCGTGCTCATGGTGGATCTAACGCCGCCAGCGAGGAGCTCATCGTGGTCCGTGCGCTGCTACCCAAAGTAGATGGGAGGGAGGGAGGTTAGGGATGACAAGTGGGACCAGTTATCAGAGAGTGAGGGATTTGGAAGGAAGTAGACTAGCTGGGGCAAATAGGTCATTTTGCGTGATCTGTCTAAGTTGGCCATCCAATGTGGCCTGTCATGTCTGTGAATTTGATAAAAATATAAGAATCCTTCTCTCTCCCATAGCAAATATATAAGAGCATTTGTAAAGCTGGCATTGGCATTTGAATGCTAGCACTCCGTAAGGATGGTAAAAAATTAAATATCCCAAGTGGTGGGATCGATGCCGGAGTGGCTTTTGGCTTCGTTGCTTGCTTGCGAGTAGAAACTCCAATTTGCAGCTCAAGGTAATTTCATTCTTCTGTTGATGATTACAGTCTTGACGAAGGTGAATTGGTGATGATTTACTTTTGACTGTTTACTCGTCGCTTGATGAATTAGCAGCTCAAATTGAGATGTCTGTTTGCTGGGAATGGAAACAACGAAATGCATATCTGGTAGTAGAATTAAGATGGCATGCTATGTATTCTGCGGTGCCCATGTACCCAGATCTGagctctgaagtctgaactatGAACTGATAAACAAATTCAGGATtcagaaaagaaagggaaaatcACATAACAGAAATTTTCTTCAAAACCAAAAGGAATAAACCGGTCAGAAAAACTCTGGCCAGAGTCTGGGGTGACCTCAATCTTTGAACAGTTACAACACTACCAGAAAACAAATATTATGGACCTGTCTGAATAATTCGATTAATATAACAGCAAAACCAAGGTTTGCTCACCCCAAGTTCAGATGTTGTCCCCTTCCCCCTTTTCCTCTTTCTGCTTACCACTACTTTCAGAATCATCTGCACTAAAGGCTGAAAGCAAATATTCAACAAAAAAAAGGCTGAAAGCAAACGAAGGAATTACAATAGAAGAATCCACAGAACGTTCACATTGTCTATGTGCACAAGAAGAAACACACCTATCTCACCATCTTTGCTATTTACATCTAAGGACCCTGAGGCAACCTGCCCATGAACTGCTGGTAAGCTGCCAAAGCATTCCTGTTTGCCACCTGCAATTGGGACTGCTCCTCTGGGTTCACCTTCACCTCACCTCTTGGCAGGACAAGCCCTGCACAACCCTGCATTTTTGGAGGATGGCCAGGTACCGATGCTGGCATGAAGGTTCTCAGAGATGGTACTGGTACCGCCATGCCAGGCGGGAACATTCCGAAGGAGAAACAACCTGAAGCTGCGTTGAGTTGCGGTGGGAGACAAAGTGAGCCGTAGGCAGCAGCAGCACTCAACTGTGGGATGCTGGATTGTGCTGGTTCTGGCCTCCGGTGAAGGTTGCTACCCTGTGGCGCAGCACCGGAACTGGAGTTTGGTTGCCCACTGCTGTTTCTGGCAGCTGGAACTTCATGGTTGTGCTTGCCCTCATAGGTGGTGATCACGGACTTGAGATCATTTGAGGCTCTCTCCACATGCTTGCGCACTGAGCAGCCTGCGTAAGTGCATTTGTAGTAGCTCCTGCAGACACATAGATGGACGTTTCTTTGTTAGTGGTGAACTATTGAAAAGCTAAGATCTCCAAATTTTTTTGAAATGTAATTTTTTCCTTTCAAAGGTtaaggtttccaatccatttgGTTTCTTAATAAACTAAGTAAGAGATGGAAATGCCACTACAAGCTGACCTCGGGTTTGGATTTCCTTTGACAACTTTTTGCCCATACTTGCGCCAGCGGTAACCATCATCAAGGATGTCAACCTCACTTGTGGTCTGCACAACAATCCGAGGTTCCCGGACAGCTCTTGATGCCATAGCTGCCATGTCAAAGGCATTGGTGGTAGCGTTAGTAGTGGCAGAAACCTCCATCTTCCTGAAAGAAATTCAAAGGAACACATGAGCACTGGTTTAACTGGATTGCATGCTCATATTATAGTTGGTCACAAGACCCAACCTTCTTTTAGATTCAGTCTCATCTTCATCCCCACCATAGGTCGAGGGAATGGTACCATGGGTTGCCCTGTCATCTTTCTCATTGGATGAGACTGTTGACGAGACATCTACAGCTTCTTGGGACTCCATAATACATGTATCAGCAATCTCTGTTGTGGTAAGAGAACCGGACAGATTTCTTTCAAGACCTCCACTGTGCACATCTTGGAAGTGGTCATTTGGAGCCATTCCCCGTGAGGTTTCTGTGTTATGACCAGGTTTGGAACCAAAGTTCTCAGAGCCATCAGCTTGCAAATCATTGACGTGTGACGACGGGACACTTGGCCGGCGGTTGGGAGGTGGCAAAGGGTGACTGTGGGAACCTTTGTAGACTATCTCCGTTATATGACCCTCTTGAGAACGCTCCACCTTTTTCTTGACAGGGCAATTTGGGTGAGTGCATTTGTAGTAGCTCCTTGGGTGCTCACTGTTCTTCACTTGCTTTTGTCCATATTTTCTCCAGTTATATCCATCCTCAGCAGGTGCTATAACTGGAACGTAAGAATCTTCTCCATTTTGGTTTTCCTCACTCTCTACCTGTTCATCGGCAGGGGATGGATGATCGTTGTCTAACATGGAATCACATGTGCTAGGTTTAACAAGATTTTCCTCAGTTTCATCCTTGGTTGCAGTTGTGCTAGCCTGGAGACTTAACTCCTGCTGACTATCATTTAAGGACTGGTTTTGGTGAAATGCACTTAAACCCTGGAAAGTGCAAACTTTGTCAGGCCAGTGCGTTACAGATAAGTAGATGTGTTCGTACATGTCAAGTTTACAAGACAAAGAAAATGCAGTAGTAAGTAACGGACGCAGCAGAATGTAGGTGATGGGGGCAATAACATTTCAGCAATCGTACCTTGTCCACAGTTGAAAAACTTGGGGGCTTAGACCTCAAAATAGGCTGAAAGGAAAATGCACAATCATCATGCGATTGATCTTCAGCCTTCTTGGGTACCGAGGATATCATTGATTTAAAGTTTTTAGGCATCAGAAAAGGCAACTTGCCGGTCGTAGGAGAAGGTTGCGCCTACAGAGATCATAAACAATTACAGGTTCACATCACAAACAGTATAAGGAAACTAGGAAAGAGTGGACCATCTTCTCTATTTTATCTTGTCTTTAAATTCACTTGTGCATTAATAATTTCAGAAGTCGTAAAAGAAATAAATGTCCTGGTGGTTAGAAGATAGTCAAAATATGCTTTGATCTAAAAAAGGGAAATAGTCATAGAAGTTGCACTTTATATCTGACTTCACCAAGAGCGACAATCATCTCTATAGGTATTATTACATAGATACTTACAATGGCATTGGGTAGAAAGACTGGTGACTCCAGAAGCTCCCTTGGACTCACACCTGGTGGTATGGTCACAGGAGACCGAATTGGCGCAGGAGAACTGACACGAGATGTGTCAATTTTCAGGACTCCAAAACCGGCCCTGGCAGCCATCCTCTCTGCAAGACCTCCATGTGAGATTGATTTCTGATTTGCGATAAAAAGGTTTGATTCAAGCTGCAGAGGGGCTTTTGTATCTTGAACAGTTTCTTCCACGCTCGGATAACCAAAAGTTTTGCTCTTCTCAATTCCATCCTGTGGTTTGTTACtgctattgtcaccaaagatgCTGGAGAATGGACCAGA
The Panicum hallii strain FIL2 chromosome 6, PHallii_v3.1, whole genome shotgun sequence genome window above contains:
- the LOC112896690 gene encoding probable WRKY transcription factor 2, with amino-acid sequence MAGTDNRRALMEDWMLPSPSPRTLMSSFLNEEYSSGPFSSIFGDNSSNKPQDGIEKSKTFGYPSVEETVQDTKAPLQLESNLFIANQKSISHGGLAERMAARAGFGVLKIDTSRVSSPAPIRSPVTIPPGVSPRELLESPVFLPNAIAQPSPTTGKLPFLMPKNFKSMISSVPKKAEDQSHDDCAFSFQPILRSKPPSFSTVDKGLSAFHQNQSLNDSQQELSLQASTTATKDETEENLVKPSTCDSMLDNDHPSPADEQVESEENQNGEDSYVPVIAPAEDGYNWRKYGQKQVKNSEHPRSYYKCTHPNCPVKKKVERSQEGHITEIVYKGSHSHPLPPPNRRPSVPSSHVNDLQADGSENFGSKPGHNTETSRGMAPNDHFQDVHSGGLERNLSGSLTTTEIADTCIMESQEAVDVSSTVSSNEKDDRATHGTIPSTYGGDEDETESKRRKMEVSATTNATTNAFDMAAMASRAVREPRIVVQTTSEVDILDDGYRWRKYGQKVVKGNPNPRSYYKCTYAGCSVRKHVERASNDLKSVITTYEGKHNHEVPAARNSSGQPNSSSGAAPQGSNLHRRPEPAQSSIPQLSAAAAYGSLCLPPQLNAASGCFSFGMFPPGMAVPVPSLRTFMPASVPGHPPKMQGCAGLVLPRGEVKVNPEEQSQLQVANRNALAAYQQFMGRLPQGP